A window of Anaerolineae bacterium contains these coding sequences:
- a CDS encoding NUDIX domain-containing protein, which produces MSPTNKPQLPPWLRWARRIQAIAQTGLHYAENPYQRQRFEELLDLAEEMAVMQGGLEPAEVHALFTRPEGYATPRVDVRAAAFDEQGRVLMVRDAGDGGWCLPGGWADVGDTPSGAAEREVWEEAGFHVRARRVIGVYDANRVPGKLYLYHAFKIVFLCDLLDGEARPSLETTEVAFFAREALPANLSPYRTPQRILEDAFEAYRATHWDTVFD; this is translated from the coding sequence ATGAGTCCGACCAACAAGCCTCAACTGCCCCCCTGGCTGCGCTGGGCGCGGCGCATTCAAGCCATCGCCCAGACCGGCTTGCACTATGCCGAGAACCCCTACCAGCGCCAGCGCTTCGAGGAACTGCTCGACCTGGCCGAAGAGATGGCCGTCATGCAGGGCGGCCTGGAGCCCGCCGAGGTGCACGCCCTGTTCACCCGCCCGGAGGGTTACGCCACCCCGCGGGTGGATGTGCGGGCCGCCGCGTTCGACGAACAGGGGCGTGTCCTGATGGTGCGCGATGCGGGCGACGGCGGCTGGTGCCTGCCCGGCGGTTGGGCCGATGTGGGCGATACGCCTTCCGGTGCCGCCGAGCGCGAAGTGTGGGAAGAGGCCGGCTTCCATGTTCGGGCGCGGCGGGTCATCGGCGTGTACGACGCCAACCGCGTGCCGGGGAAACTGTACCTCTACCACGCGTTCAAAATCGTCTTCCTGTGTGATTTGCTGGACGGCGAGGCGCGGCCCAGCTTGGAGACCACCGAGGTAGCTTTCTTCGCCCGCGAGGCGCTCCCGGCGAACCTGTCGCCCTACCGCACCCCGCAGCGGATTCTAGAGGATGCCTTTGAGGCTTACCGGGCCACGCATTGGGATACGGTGTTCGATTGA